The sequence below is a genomic window from Chloroflexota bacterium.
GATGCGCGCCTGCGTTACGAGGATCCGGATGCCCGGGTGCGTGACGCGGTCGCCGGACTGGTCGAAGACGTGCTGGCGGCGGAACGCCAAGAACTCGAACTGACGGCGGATCCATCGGCCAGCACCGAACAGCTGCGCGATAACATGGCCGCGATCCTGGAGCAGGTAATCACGGCCTCGGCCGGGGACGAATCCCTGGACGAGCTCGGCGTGCTCCTGGTTGCGGCGCCGGAATTCGATCTGGGCGAGAAACCTAGTGTCTGACCAACAACCCGCCAGCGACGCCGCGCCGCAGAGCCCGGTGACCGCCGGCCAGATACTGCGCGACATGCGCCACGCGCACGGCTATTCGCTCGAGCAGTTGGCGGTTCTGACCCGCCTGCGCCCGGAGCGCATCGCCGCCCTCGAGCACGACGATTTCGTGCATGCCCCGTTCCGAGCCTACATCGTCGGCCACATCCGGGTTTACGCCCGGGGGCTGGGCGAGGATCCCACTCCGGCGCTGGACGCCCTGATGTTGCAACTGGGACCCCCGGCGGGCGATTCCGTCGCCCTCGAATCAGACGCCTCGGGCTCGATGCTCGGTCGTCAGCAGGTGCCCTATTTGCTCGTGGCGCTGGGCGTGGTGATTCTGGTGGTGGCCCTTTTGTTGATCGCCCGCAACAATCCCGCCGCCGAACCCGCCGAGTCCGTAGTCGCAAGCTCGCCGGCCGTCGCCGCGGTGGTCCCTGAAACAGCCGCCGCGCCTGAATTGGTGCTTGCGGTGACTGCCGACCGCGAGGCGTTTCTGGAAGCGATCGTGGATGGCGAGGTTGTTTTCAGCAGCCTGGTGGCGGCTGGCGAATTCCACACCTGGACCGGCAGCGAATCGGTCCGCATCAAGAGCGATGACGGCGGCGCCCTGCAGATCCGGGTCGACGGGGTGCCGGTCAGCGACGGCCTGACCGAGGGACGCGAACTGGATAGGACCTGGTCCCCGGCCGGCCAATAGGCCGAAAGGACTAGCCGCGGTCAGCCGTCCTCCAGTGGACGGCCCCAGGTACCGGCGAACACGAAATCTGAGATTTGACTGCGCTGGCGGGGCGCTGCCTCGCGCTCGCCAACCTCCGGCGGCAGCGTAGCGGGGTCGCCAGCGTAACCGATCGCGATCATCGAGGCCAGCTCGAATTCTTCCGGGATGTCGAACTCGGCCCGCGCGCGTTCGCGGTCGTAGCCGCCCATCTGGTGTGAAACCAGCCCGTGCGAGATCGCCTGCAGGATCAGGTTCATGGTGGCCATGCCGGTGTCGTGCAGGACGAATCTGTTCGGCCGGCCGGTTCGTGACGATGTCCGGGCCCCGGCCGAGATGATCAGCACGGCGGCATTGCGGGCCCAGGAATTGCCGTCGAAGAGGCAGGCCTCGGCCTTGGCCCGGGCCTGCGGGTCGCTGCGGTCAAAGACCAGGTAGCGCCAGGGCTGGTCGTTGAATGACGAGGGGGCCCAGCGGGCGGCCTCCAGCAGCGTCGTCAGGGTCTCAGGGTCGATTTCCCGGTCCGGATCGAATGCCCGGGGACTCCATCGCTGCCTGATTTCATCGATCAGCGGCCGGGATGTTTTGGCCGGTTTGGCCGGAATCGCGTCGTTTTGCATTTGAAGCTTCCTTAGCGGATGTGGTTTCGGAGTCTGGCGGCCGGGAGTCGGCCCGCGTGCGGGCAATTAGCGAGTGGCAACGCTCAAATCGAATCGCCGATTCGTTGGCATGGGGGTGCGGATTTTCCGG
It includes:
- a CDS encoding helix-turn-helix domain-containing protein, yielding MSDQQPASDAAPQSPVTAGQILRDMRHAHGYSLEQLAVLTRLRPERIAALEHDDFVHAPFRAYIVGHIRVYARGLGEDPTPALDALMLQLGPPAGDSVALESDASGSMLGRQQVPYLLVALGVVILVVALLLIARNNPAAEPAESVVASSPAVAAVVPETAAAPELVLAVTADREAFLEAIVDGEVVFSSLVAAGEFHTWTGSESVRIKSDDGGALQIRVDGVPVSDGLTEGRELDRTWSPAGQ
- a CDS encoding nitroreductase, translated to MQNDAIPAKPAKTSRPLIDEIRQRWSPRAFDPDREIDPETLTTLLEAARWAPSSFNDQPWRYLVFDRSDPQARAKAEACLFDGNSWARNAAVLIISAGARTSSRTGRPNRFVLHDTGMATMNLILQAISHGLVSHQMGGYDRERARAEFDIPEEFELASMIAIGYAGDPATLPPEVGEREAAPRQRSQISDFVFAGTWGRPLEDG